One Streptosporangium becharense genomic window, CGAGGTGCTGGCGCTGCTCGGCGTGCGTCCGGTCTGGGACGAGGCCTCGCGCCGTGTCACCGGCCTGGAGCCGATCCCGGCCGGGGAGCTCGGCCGCCCGAGGGTGGACGTGACCGTCAGGATCAGCGGTTTCTTCCGCGACGCGTTCCCACACGTCGTCGCGTTGCTGGACGACGCCGTGCGGCTCGCGGCCGGGCTGGAGGAACCCGGGGAGGTCAACTACGTCCGCGCTCACGTGCTCGCCGACCGGGCGGTCCACGGCGACGAGCGCCGGGCCACCATGCGGATCTTCGGCTCGCGGCCGGGCGCCTACGGGGCCGGGCTGCTGCCGCTGATCGACAGCCGCAACTGGCGCGACGACGCCGACCTCGCCGAGGTGTACGCGGTCTGGGGCGGGTTCGCCTACGGCCGGGGCGTCGACGGGGTCCCGGCGCGCGAGGACATGGAGAGCGCCTACCGGCGGATCGCGGTGGCGGCCAAGAACGTCGACACCCGCGAACACGACATCGCCGACTCCGACGACTACTTCCAGTACCACGGCGGCATGATCGCCACCGTCCGGGCGCTCACCGGCAAGGCCCCGGCCGCCTACATCGGTGACAGCACCCGGCCGGACGCGGTCCGGACCCGCACGCTCTCCGAGGAGACGTCCCGGATCTTCCGCGCCCGGGTGGTCAACCCCCGCTGGCTGGCCGCCATGCGCAGGCACGGCTACAAGGGCGCCTTCGAGCTGGCCGCGACCGTCGACTACCTGTTCGGCTACGACGCCACCACCGGCGTGGTCGCCGACTGGATGTACGACAAGCTGGCCGCGACCTACGTGCTCGACCCGGAGAACCAGGAGTTCATGGCCCGCTCGAACCCCTGGGCCCTGCACGGCATCGCCGAGCGGCTGCTGGAGGCGGCCAACCGGGGCATGTGGGAGCACCCCGATCCGGACGTGCTGCGGGGCGTGCAGGAGGTCTACCTGAAGTCCGAGGGAGACCTGGAGGACGGCGGCGCCTGACCCCGCCGCGGTGGGTGCCCGGCCGCGCGGCCCGGCACCCACCGCGGCCGGCGGTCTCCGCGCGCAGTGTCCCCACGCAGTGTCCCGGAGTGCCCGGCTCCGGGGCCGGGCGGGTCAGACGGTCAGCGGCACAGGATGGATCTCGTCGGCCGGGTGGCCGGCGCGCTGGTGGACACGCCGCACGGCGTCCGCGTCGGGGGCGTCCGACAGGCAGTAGACGACGCCGTCGGCGGGGTCGGCCCACGCGTGTTCGAACGTCACGCCCTCTTCGTGCTGGATCGCGACGTCCGCCTCGTGGGCCTCGCGCAGTTGCTGGTCGGTGATGCCCACCATGCCATGGTGAACGTCCATGAACCTGGCCATGGCTTCCCTCCTGACGTGTGGCCTCCGGCTGCTGCGCTCGAGACAGGGCGAGACGGGGAACCGGCTCGCACGCCGGATAACTCTCTCAGGCTAAACGGATACACATTGACAAACACCCAATTAACCCCCAAATGCCCCATTGGGGGAGGGTGAATGCGAGGTGCCGTGCCCGGCTGCCGCACCCTGCGCGTCCGCCGGCCGTCACCGGGCCACGCGGGCCGGCAGCGGGCAGTCGCCGCACCAGCCGCCGCCGGGCAGGCGGTAGTAGAGACAGCAACTGCGCCGCAGGAAACGGGGTCGTCCGGGAGCGGGCTCGGTCAGCTCGCCGGTTCCGCGCAGCACCCCCAGCCGCAGCAGCTCGCGGGTGAGCCGGAACGCCCGCGCCGCCGCCCCGGGCCGCTGCGCCGCGATCGTCTGGAGCGTCCCGGCCAGCGCGGACGCCGCGTTCCCCCACAGCAGGCCCGGGGCGACCCTTGTCGTCTCCCGTACGGCGTGCGCGAGCGGTTCCAGCAGGTCGCCGACCACGTCGCGGTAGAGCGGGCCGGCCGCCAGGGCGGCGTCGGCGACCTCCCACCCGGCCGGGCGGGGGATCAGCAGGGGGAGCGGCCCGGTGGGGGCGGGGCGCCACAGGACGCGCGCCGGGTCGAGGTCGACGAGCACCCCGGCGGCGGCGGCGCCGACGGCCGGTGACCAGAACCGGGCCGCGAGCCCTTGGAACAGGATGGAGGCGGCGATCCTCCGCTCATCCGTGCCGAGCCGCCGCGCGACACCGGAGACCATGCCGTCCAGGATCTCCGGGTCGGCGTGGAGCACCGCCAGCGGGCGCCACCCCGCCGCCTCCGGGTCCGCCGCCTCCGGGTCCGCCGGGCCGGTCGCGACGGCGAAGTACGGGTTGACGGCCGAGACGGCGCGCAACGCCCCGGTGACCACACGGGGCTCCGCCGGACGCAGCCCCGGCGGGTCGTACGGCATGCCGGGCCTCGTTCCGTAGTCGTTCCACCGGAGATCTGAGCACGCTACCGGAAGTCCCGGCACGGACGGCGACCGACGGTCGCGGGCCTCAGGCGGTCTCGGAGCGTCCCAGGCGCCAGTAGCCCATGAAGGCCACCGAGGAGCGGGGGACCCCCGCCTCCTGCACCAGGTGGCGGCGGAGCAGCTTGACCATGCCCGCCTCGCCGGCCAGCCAGGCGTACAGCCCGGCGCCGCCGGAGCCCTCCGGGACCTCCCAGAGGATCTCCGCGTCCACGTCGACGTCCTCCAGTGCGGCGGCCCCCGCGGGGGCGGACGGCCCGCCGTCGCCGGGCACGCCGACCCGGCCGAGGGCGGCGCGGACCGCCGGGACGAGCAGGTCGCCGTGACCGCCTCCCCCGCGGGGCAGCCAGGTGACCCGCACGCCGGGCCGGACGGCGAGGGGCAGCGCGTCGGCGGCCTCGGGGACCTCCAGCAGCACGGTCGCCGGGACGTCTCCGGAGAGGGACTCGGCGATGGCCGCGATCGCGGGGACCGCCGTCTCGTCTCCGGCCAGCAGCAGGTGTTCCGCATCGGCCGGCGGTGCCCACTCCTGGCCGCCGGACGGGCCGGGGAAGGCGGCGTTGGGGCCGATCACCACGATCCGGTCGCGCGGGGAGGCGTGGGTCGCCCATCGGGAGGCGGGGCTGCTCTCGCCGTGCAGGACGAAGTCGACGTCGAGTTCGCGCAGCTCCGGCCGTACGGCGCGCACGGTGTAGGTGCGGATCGGGTTACGCAGCTCCTGGGGGAGGGCCCGCCACCGCTGGTACCAGTCGGCGTCGTCGCCCAGCGGGGCGAAGACGCCGCCGGGCAGCGGGAGGATCACCTTGATCCGCTGGTCGAAGCCGTTGTCGGCGAACTCGGCCAGGTCCTCCCCGCCGAAGGTGACCCGTACGAAACTCGGGCTGAGCCGCAGCGTCCGCAGGACCTCCACATGGAAGCCCCGGTAGGGGCCGGCCTCGGCCGTCCGCTCCAC contains:
- a CDS encoding SCO4226 family nickel-binding protein; the encoded protein is MARFMDVHHGMVGITDQQLREAHEADVAIQHEEGVTFEHAWADPADGVVYCLSDAPDADAVRRVHQRAGHPADEIHPVPLTV
- a CDS encoding (2Fe-2S)-binding protein; translated protein: MPYDPPGLRPAEPRVVTGALRAVSAVNPYFAVATGPADPEAADPEAAGWRPLAVLHADPEILDGMVSGVARRLGTDERRIAASILFQGLAARFWSPAVGAAAAGVLVDLDPARVLWRPAPTGPLPLLIPRPAGWEVADAALAAGPLYRDVVGDLLEPLAHAVRETTRVAPGLLWGNAASALAGTLQTIAAQRPGAAARAFRLTRELLRLGVLRGTGELTEPAPGRPRFLRRSCCLYYRLPGGGWCGDCPLPARVAR
- a CDS encoding siderophore-interacting protein: MTVSSERTVERTAEAGPYRGFHVEVLRTLRLSPSFVRVTFGGEDLAEFADNGFDQRIKVILPLPGGVFAPLGDDADWYQRWRALPQELRNPIRTYTVRAVRPELRELDVDFVLHGESSPASRWATHASPRDRIVVIGPNAAFPGPSGGQEWAPPADAEHLLLAGDETAVPAIAAIAESLSGDVPATVLLEVPEAADALPLAVRPGVRVTWLPRGGGGHGDLLVPAVRAALGRVGVPGDGGPSAPAGAAALEDVDVDAEILWEVPEGSGGAGLYAWLAGEAGMVKLLRRHLVQEAGVPRSSVAFMGYWRLGRSETA